Part of the Quercus robur chromosome 5, dhQueRobu3.1, whole genome shotgun sequence genome, GATATCTTTGGAAAATGGAAGAAGTAACAAATGAGCTATAAGGGTCTTCGCATATGTTCACTTCTTTAGACCATGTCGGAATATCACTTCCAGGAATAATAGAAGGTAATCTCCTCCCTAGTAGTTTACCACTTTGTCCCTGAAATATACAACACATGATGTTgagttaaaataaaaccaacacacGGACAGAGACAAAGATATTTAGAAAACAGAGAGAAATACCTTAAACAAGTTACTCCTGCTTTGAATATTGTCAGCCAATTTGAAGCAGTTTATACATTTGAAACATAATTGAAAATGACATGGCCAGAATGAATCATTTTGTGATTCTGGCAATCTCTTTAGTGAGGTACAATTGTTCACACTTACACAATCAACTTTTGATGGAAGATTTGGTAATGACCGAAGCCTCTTGCAACCATCCAAGTAGAGCCATCTAAGTCTAAAGAGTTGAGAGATGCTTTCAGGAAGGGAAATGAAATCATTTCCACTTAGATGTAACGCATTTAAAAGGGATAGGCAGCCAATATCATTGGGAATTGCTAAAAGATGGCAGTCCCTAAGATCCAAATCTCTTATAGGCATACTTGATAAGAGACGCAATAACGCACCCACGGGATCTAGACTTCTTGGCAAAGAATCAAATGGAGATGATGGCCATTGGCGTTCACTAAAACACACTCCCATGACATTTTGAAGGCGAATGGTGGAGGAAGGCAACTCTTTTATAGCTGTACCACGCAAATGAAGAGTCGACAAACTTTCCATATTCCCCAAGTTCTCTGGCAAGTTGACAATTTTTGAGCATCCAGAAAGATCAAAATAGCTTACTTTCGTCAAATAACAAATAGTGCTAGGAAGATGCAAAAGATTTTTGCAATCTTTTAGACTCAAATAACAAAGGGCAATCAATTGTCCAATGGAAGATGGCAACACTTCTATTGCTGTTCCTTTTAGAGTAAACGTACGTAGAGCTTCAAGATTCCCTAGGTTCTCTGGCAAGTTGACAAATTTTGAGCATCCACTAAGACAAATTTCAGATAGTGACTTCAAACTACAAATGGTGTTTGGAAGAAACACAAAACTTTTGCAATCTGTTAGATCTAATGACCAAAGGCTAATCAAAAATTCAACTGATGAAGGCAATTCCTTTATAGCCGTTCCACACAGAGTAAGCTTCTTCAAACTTGCTATATTCCCCAAGTCCTCTGGcaatttgttaaattttgagCATCCAAAAAGATCAAGATTGTTAAGCAATGTCAAACTACAAATGGTGTTAGGAAGACACACTAGATTTTTGCAACCCTGCAAGGTCAAAATATTTAGGCCAGTCAAACATTCTATAGATGAAGGTAATTCCATAATAGCAGTGTATCCCAAAAGAAGTTTCTGTAAGCACTTCATGTTTCCCACAAATTCCGGAATTTTCTTGACTTTTGAGCAATGAGTAAGATTAAGAATTTCAAGAGACTCCATTTCAAACTTGTCTGGAAGACAACTTAATTCTGTGCACTGTTCTAAATCAAGAAGAATAAGCTTTTTTAGATTCCCAATGGATGGATGCAGCTGACATAAATTTGAACACCATGCAAGAACTAATTTCTCAAGATTTGGGACTCCAGTGAAGTCGGGGCTTATAATTAGGGCTGACGAGCTAGCCAAATCGATGAACTTTAGCTTGTTAAAATTCtgtgagaagaaaagaaaaagtttagaataattAACTTCCTAGtgtctatttaaaaaattataatactttAAAACCGCAAATTTGTATGAGGATGCTTATTAATGCTCCTACCTTCATTCCTTCCCAAAGTCTTACAATTTTGCTCCGTTGCAAACGAAGTTGAACAAGCTCATCTAGTTGGAAATAAGGCAACGATTTTGAAGGATAATCACTCCATTCAATAATTCTTAAATTATTAGGGAGATGTGTGGGGACATGCAGAAGATTAATATTACGAATTCTTAGAAATTTAAGATTGGGCATTTTCAAAAAGGCATTAGGGTTCCAAAGTGGCCCAATCTGGTTTTTTGATGATGTGAAGCCTCGCCAAGATAGAGTCTTTTGGACCCATCCATGAAGAGTAACCAACAAAGCTAACCCTCGCGAATATAGAGAGCTTAGAACCTGCCCCTGAAGATTAACCAATATAATTGACCCTTGCGACCTCCAacattcctctttttcttcatgaTAAATACTTGTATCCTTGGCTCCCCTGATATCGATGGCTTGAACTGCTTCTGTTccctaataataaaaaaggaattcgtgaattgaaaaatatattattagcaTAACCATTCATATTTAAACTTTGTTGAATATGAAGAAATTGAATGAGCTCAAGTAAATAACCTCTTACCATATTGTTTTTCAACACATAATCAATGTCCTTATAAAGCCACAGTATCCTACGCTTCCCAGGCTCATCACGAGAGTATTGACAAACTTTATTCCTACCCATTTCTCCTAGTAAATTGTGCATCCACAGTTTATTATGATACGAAAttttcaagagagatttgtcaATGAGCTCCCTCAATCCAATTTCAGGGTAGAGATCAAGACTATGAAGTATTTCTATTATGTAATCTTTCTCCTCATGATTAAAGAGGCATGcaatatgtaaaaatatttccttgagTAAGTCATCGAGTCCATCAAAACTTATTTCAAGTACTTGGATAACAATTCTCCCAGGACCTTCTTTGAGCCTCTCTAAAGCACTTTTCCATTCAACAATACTTTTTCCGAACAAAAAGGAACCCAAAACCTCAAGAGCTAAAGGAAGACCATCAACATAGTTTAAAAACTTGTTAGATAGTTCTAAAAATTCATTTGGAATGTGCTCCTTTTTAAAagctttcaaataaaaaagatgctGTGCATCTTCATATATCAATGGTTTAACTTCATATATTTCGGATTTAGTTAGTGAATGCATCTGCAACAAATCTTTATATCTTGTTGTTATGATAATTCTACTGCCCAAACCAAACCAATTACGCTCTCCAGCCAACCCTCGTAACTGTTTTAATTGATTTACGtcatcaagaacaagaagaatttttttgcgacGTAAGCTAGTCTTGATTTTGTTAGATAGATCATGATCATCATCATAATCCAAATGGTTTTCCTTCAAAAGTTTAAGAATAAGGGTTTTTTGAACTGCGGGTAAACGATGTCTTTCACAAACTTCCCTAACATcagaaagaaaacaagaatCGTCAAATTCTTCCCAAACCTTATCATAGACAAATCCAGCAAGAGTTGTTTTACCCATTCCCCCCATTGCCCAAACCCCTATAAACCGAACATCATCAACTTGATCTAAAGCTAAAAGAGACTCCAATTCCATGGCCTGAGGGTATATTCCTACTAGGCCCTGATTAAGTTCAGAGAATTTATATCTAATTGTACGTGATATATGTCTCACAATGCTTCGTATTTCTTGGGTCTCAGGACTGCAATGAACAAAAAACAATACGTtgagtttgaagtttgaaccacCAATAAATAGGAGatgtgaaaaatatgaaaattgattGGCTcgcgaaaaaaaaaattgaaagaagtaCAAAACATTCATGTAGATCTGCTTAAGGTTCAAATGGAGTTGTATATAAGAAGTGGGTCGTGTGAATATTAGAAACGAAGAAATACATCAAATTAAATTACCTAATATTCTTTAAATGACATCCGGCGAGATTACCCACATGACTCAGAGCATCTCTCCATGtcttcaccttcttcttctcaaaatgtTCTTCATGTTTAACAAAGGCCTCCTTAAAAAGTCCCAATTGTTTCCGTACATCAGAAGGATCCACATAgtgaaaaataggaaaaactgTCATTCCCAGTTCTTTCTCGCATTCAATGATCTTTGCAAGTTCATCCAAGCACCAAGATGAAGCTGCATAGTTTTCTGAGAGAATGACAATAGCAAATCTCGATTCTTCTATAGCTTGCAACAGTTTTGATGAAATAGACTTTCCTCTCTCAAGTTTTTCATCGTCCCTAAAAGTGACAATGCCTTTCTGTACCAAAGCTGTGTATAGATGATCCGTGAATTTGTAACGAGTGTCCTCACCTCTGAAACTGAGAAACACATCATACTTCCATCGGCTGGTAGAAGAAGAACTTGGTAAAGATAACGACTTTGAATCCATTGAATCACAATATAGATCTGCggggaaaaaaatcaattaggaatgaagaaaattgaaaagaaaaaaaaaattatgaaagaagaaaaactatttGATGAATTCCCTTCATTAGATGGGCCAAgcattacctttttttttttttggggggaattTTATGAGCAAGAACAACTGAAGCTTCACAATTCAGAACTCGGGGGGAGTGTTGGAATCGTAAGGCTAAATTGTGTAGTAGGGAAAGGGATAGGTTGTTGGGTTTTGTCTCTGGCCATTTGTGTTTATATTTTCTCTGGCTAAATTGTGTAGTGTTTTGTTCAGAACTAAAGTGACAGTCTTTGGTGGTACTGAACAAAGAAAGTAGGGAATGGAAAAATCTAGGTAAGTTGCAGATTCcactcatttttcaatttttgctttttgtctTCGGGTccgcttttctttttcttttttttttcttaataaccCTATCAATCAAAGCTAGATTATATTTAAGTTAATTTGTTTGATACAATGATtactttataaatataaatatttatgaaatataAAAGGCAAGGGCAGAGTTTATATCAAGATTTAAAAGAAAACCTCCTTTGATtcttagaaataaaataaaaaggaaaaaagaaaacctcccttaaaagttataatgacttttgagtggaatTGTGATGTATTCTTGTGTTAGaatcattttttctctctcttatgtgtgtttatttctaaaaaaaatatttaattgtttggtttatataaattgttttcctttttttttttttccttgaatgaagtttttcacgacatcaaaaataaaataaaaaagtcctGATCATAGAAAAAGTGaaagacaaaatatatatatatatatatatatatatatatatatatatatataataaatatgtgTGCAAATTGGATGCCAAAAATCTACCTCTTCTAATTCGCGTACCAAAtgtaaaatatgaaataatattAAAGATACCTACACAGATAactaaatatatcatttttaacTCAGTGTAGTTATAAATCtaacattaaaaatattcatgCTTGAGAAATATAcattaaatttgtaattaattttttcaatttcttcttctataatacattaatttaataactttagtaaacaatgaaaaaaataggTAAAAcagaattataattttaatccttaaaaaaatggattgaccgtataacccaaaaaaatcctATCTGGcccatttttaaaaatggttaAATGTTTTTTAGCCATAGCCATGTTATTTTTTAAGCTTTAAGTGAATAAACAGATTAGAGTCTAACTTTGTCatgtataaaagaaaataaggaaattactatattttatataaaattaagaaagtaaAAAGGTTCTGAATATCTTGTAAGAGttacttttatatataggaattaacaattaataattacaaaaatattaaacaaaaaaatttaagtttatttttcattctttttaattttatatccaAACACATATAtaatgggtccgtttggattgagcttattgttgctgaaactgaaaactgaaaactgaaaacactgtagcaaaataatttttaaatgtgtgaaaaataccgtgggacccatttttaatattttttaatgcgtgAACAGTATTATTACAGTACAtaaacagtactgctacagtgtaaaacaataatttttgtcCACCAAAGTCAACATATGCgggcaaaagaaaagaaaaaaaaaacaaaaacaaaaacaaagaaaacgcAAAACCAAAACGTAGACGCAGGAAAACGGGGAATCCAAACGCCCTCAATGAGTATTattgtcccttttttttattcttatccttcctctaatatttttttttctttcttcctttaaacataatattaatttcaaaaaacaacAGAAAATTCCAcaccctcctttttttttttttgttatcgtACTTGGTATCCACgtattttatgag contains:
- the LOC126727348 gene encoding disease resistance protein Roq1-like: MDSKSLSLPSSSSTSRWKYDVFLSFRGEDTRYKFTDHLYTALVQKGIVTFRDDEKLERGKSISSKLLQAIEESRFAIVILSENYAASSWCLDELAKIIECEKELGMTVFPIFHYVDPSDVRKQLGLFKEAFVKHEEHFEKKKVKTWRDALSHVGNLAGCHLKNISPETQEIRSIVRHISRTIRYKFSELNQGLVGIYPQAMELESLLALDQVDDVRFIGVWAMGGMGKTTLAGFVYDKVWEEFDDSCFLSDVREVCERHRLPAVQKTLILKLLKENHLDYDDDHDLSNKIKTSLRRKKILLVLDDVNQLKQLRGLAGERNWFGLGSRIIITTRYKDLLQMHSLTKSEIYEVKPLIYEDAQHLFYLKAFKKEHIPNEFLELSNKFLNYVDGLPLALEVLGSFLFGKSIVEWKSALERLKEGPGRIVIQVLEISFDGLDDLLKEIFLHIACLFNHEEKDYIIEILHSLDLYPEIGLRELIDKSLLKISYHNKLWMHNLLGEMGRNKVCQYSRDEPGKRRILWLYKDIDYVLKNNMGTEAVQAIDIRGAKDTSIYHEEKEECWRSQGSIILVNLQGQVLSSLYSRGLALLVTLHGWVQKTLSWRGFTSSKNQIGPLWNPNAFLKMPNLKFLRIRNINLLHVPTHLPNNLRIIEWSDYPSKSLPYFQLDELVQLRLQRSKIVRLWEGMKNFNKLKFIDLASSSALIISPDFTGVPNLEKLVLAWCSNLCQLHPSIGNLKKLILLDLEQCTELSCLPDKFEMESLEILNLTHCSKVKKIPEFVGNMKCLQKLLLGYTAIMELPSSIECLTGLNILTLQGCKNLVCLPNTICSLTLLNNLDLFGCSKFNKLPEDLGNIASLKKLTLCGTAIKELPSSVEFLISLWSLDLTDCKSFVFLPNTICSLKSLSEICLSGCSKFVNLPENLGNLEALRTFTLKGTAIEVLPSSIGQLIALCYLSLKDCKNLLHLPSTICYLTKVSYFDLSGCSKIVNLPENLGNMESLSTLHLRGTAIKELPSSTIRLQNVMGVCFSERQWPSSPFDSLPRSLDPVGALLRLLSSMPIRDLDLRDCHLLAIPNDIGCLSLLNALHLSGNDFISLPESISQLFRLRWLYLDGCKRLRSLPNLPSKVDCVSVNNCTSLKRLPESQNDSFWPCHFQLCFKCINCFKLADNIQSRSNLFKGQSGKLLGRRLPSIIPGSDIPTWSKEVNICEDPYSSFVTSSIFQRYLYLRCFPNLNQIFKIKKVNIQVPFNECDEWSGIVLCFVFVPSKRHQHPSLINFQSIKVDGFQKNCCPFDFDIEEKYGKLESHHLGLLYLSDLHNWETPCVSIDAKEFHQVEIKIAVTGFEVEKMGVRLVYKEDIVDPNLTIAHESRNRSGGGFSFDRRRIETVYQVAW